The genomic DNA GTTATCAGATCGCATATATCGTTGTGATGTATGTGGTCTTATCATAGACAGGGATCACAACGCATCAAAAAATATAAGGAAGATTGGACTTATAAAAGTAGGATCGGTGCGGTCCGAATTTACGCCTGTGGAGATCGCAACATCGGGCTTGTACGGAATATATCCGTACAGGCAGAGGTCGGTCGGTGAAGCAGGAAGCTCCGAAGCTTTAGCTGAGGAGTAGCTCACCGAATTTCCTCTTCGTGAATATGGCCTCATTTCCGATGGCAACTCCAAATTCATTGAACCCCATCTCTGCTCCCCACATCCAGATCGGCCTTGATATAACCACGGCATTTACATCACCATTATACTCGACCTCAGTATATGTGGCCCTGATCGATCCTTTCCGCTCATTATGAGGATAATATTCTACAACCTGAATTTCTCCTGGTTCCCTATCGCTATTCTTTCCAAAATACGCTACATCCTTCTCTCCGTTATTCTTTGGCATAGAAATAATGGTATCACACATGATGCTGTATACAAAGACTATCTGTATTTAAATTACTCCCTGTTTTATTGCTTCGGCATGTTCGAAGCTGCGTGAAAATGAAAATCCATAATGCAATTTGATCCCCATAGTGAGAAAGATCCCTTTATATCGCTTCAAGGGCTGAGATCCGGGGCTGAACTTGGAAGGGATCATTCGAAATTAACGCATTTCGACCCAATGATGAAAATTTTTTATGTATTCTGATGATGCCAGTATGTTGAGCTACGAAGTTGTGGATCATGAGAGCGATATCGGCGTGATTGTCTACGGAAAGAGTTATGAGGAATTATTCTCGAATGCAGTGTATGCAATGGCCGATCTAATACTTGATGTTTCCAGATTGAAGGAAAACAAGAGGATGCATGAGGTAATATCCGGTAAAACTCCAGAGGATATAATGGTGAATCTTCTATCGCGCGTACTCTTCTATCTGGATACATATTACATTCTGTATTATCGTATAACCTCGAAATACAGTGATGGGGAGCTTGATGTATATTTCTATGGATCTGAGGTACCGGAAGGCATTGAATACAGGAATGTGATAAAGGCTGTAACATACAGTGATCTTGCCGTCAAGCCAGAAGAAGGCTATGCAAAAATAATATTTGATCTGTGAGCACGGTAAAAGGATGCTTATGTGTATATTCAGATTATGATTCCGTAATCCTGAGATTGATCTTGTTTCTGATCAGATTCTTTATTAGTTGATCGAAGTAGCCCTGCGTTCTTGACAGCACTTCTGGAAAGATCACTCCTGACATGGATACGTTTCTGTTCATGAGGTATTCTCCAGTTATGCTGGCCGGCAAAGAGGTGGCAAGATCCATGGCTGTTCTCTTCAATTCGTCTGAATAGTGCAGCTCCATCTCCGCAGTTCGTTTCAGTTTTCGGCCGGATCGCTCACCGTCCACCTCAACGCGCATCAGCACTACATCACGTACGTCTGGTCTGAATAGGGTATTTGACAGAAGACGTTCAGAGATCTCGAACATGCTGAGATTGCATCCGGGTATTCTTTCGCTGGAGAAGTAGCCAAGATCTCTGATTGTAGCCATCTTTTCTGCGTGGCCCTTATATCTGACGGTTTTTTCGAACATTTCTCCGGTGCATGCAATGTTCCTGATCAGGCTTCTAAGTCCATCAGTGTAAAATGATTCGAGATTTTCGTATGTTCCTATACTCAACAGATCGATGCCGGAGAGCGGAGGCACCTGTGTTTTCTTACCATCTTTAACTATATTAACGGGCCGGGTATATTCATCAATAAGCCCCTCTATTGACCATGTAATAGTGTAGTCTATCGGCGGAACTGGACGATCCGGTATCCCGCCTACATATATGCGTACATTTTCAACGATATCCAGATCTCTCGCGAAGTAACCAACTGTGGCATTTGTAAGACCGGGAGCAAATCCCATATCCGGTATTATGATAGAACCAGAGTTTTCCGCAATACTGTTAAGCTGATATGGATCCTCTGGCGTATATGAAACGTCCACAATCTT from Thermoplasma sp. Kam2015 includes the following:
- a CDS encoding archease, which encodes MLSYEVVDHESDIGVIVYGKSYEELFSNAVYAMADLILDVSRLKENKRMHEVISGKTPEDIMVNLLSRVLFYLDTYYILYYRITSKYSDGELDVYFYGSEVPEGIEYRNVIKAVTYSDLAVKPEEGYAKIIFDL
- a CDS encoding saccharopine dehydrogenase family protein, which codes for MNVLVVGAGKIGAGIALNLIDDGYEVDIADRSRDSLNKIRDRMPKIRTMEFDAMDHTSYGILGNYDLIMSALPGRIGMTFLKNAVKTSRKIVDVSYTPEDPYQLNSIAENSGSIIIPDMGFAPGLTNATVGYFARDLDIVENVRIYVGGIPDRPVPPIDYTITWSIEGLIDEYTRPVNIVKDGKKTQVPPLSGIDLLSIGTYENLESFYTDGLRSLIRNIACTGEMFEKTVRYKGHAEKMATIRDLGYFSSERIPGCNLSMFEISERLLSNTLFRPDVRDVVLMRVEVDGERSGRKLKRTAEMELHYSDELKRTAMDLATSLPASITGEYLMNRNVSMSGVIFPEVLSRTQGYFDQLIKNLIRNKINLRITES